ATTCTCTTCAAATAAGTTTTGTTTTTGCACTAATTTCTCTTTAATCAATGCTTTTTCATCTATTGTTTGAGGTTTTTTTACTACCTTTTCATCTATTACTCGAGGTTTTTTAACTACCTTTTTAACTACTTTTTTCTTTATTTGTGGTTTTCTTTTTAATTTTTTATGTTCTTTTTTTTCTATCTTTTTTGTTGCATTTACTATAGATACATAGTGAATAGACTCCGTTTTTGAGGAACTTATACTCACATTATCATTCTTAGCGATATTTTGAGCGAATAAGATAGACACCATTATAAATGTACTAATAATGGCACCAACTAAAAAACTAAAATCTTCACTTTTATTTATCATTTTTTTACTTTAATCTTTTTTTTCTATTGTCTCTAACCTCTAGAAAAACACCTATGAGGATTAGAAAAATTATAAATAACCACATAAAGACAGTGTCATAATTAACTTTCTCTTTAGACTCTTTCTTAACCTCTTCTAATTTTTGTCCTTTCACTTTTGGTTTAACTTTGACTACTGGTTTACTTTGTGCAATTTGAGCATTTGCTACTGGAGACGCTATCGGTATACTTAGTCCGAATCCAGCGGCTTTTTCTGCTTCGATGAATTTTTTAAGTTTTTCATTCTCTATCTTATGGTTAAACCTTTTTGAGATATCTTCTAATGTATCAACTAACTTTTCAATAGTTTTAGCATCTGTTTGAAAATAACCTTTTCTAACTGCTTCTAGCATTACTTCAGCCATTTGTGCTCGAACTGTTGGGTTAGTTTTTTCAAACCACTCATCCATCTTCATATCATATTTGTCATCATAATAAATATCTACGAATTCTTGCCATTGGTCTGAGCGAACTCCATCTGGATATACAACTTGCCATCCCCAAAAGTTATTTACAACATCTAGTACACGATTTGCTCCGCTATATCCACTCTTTTGCATCTCCTCTATCCATTTAGGATTATAGTAACGAGTACGAAGTTCGTTTGATATAAATTCGCTAACATTTTGCATCTTTGCATTATTTGGATCTCGAAGATTTGATATTAGCATCTGCGGAGAATTACCATCAATTGATCGAACAGCTAACGCCATGGATCCAAAATAACCATAAGGATCATCTGATGTCATCATTCCATAAAGGTTTGAACTTCTCGAGAACATCACAGCGTCCGTTCCACTTAAATTTTTTGCAAAAAGGTCAACATCATCTAATTTGGTACCCCATTTTGAAACATCTGAACCATATATATAACCAGATTTTCTAAGATAATTTGCAGCTATTTTTTCTTCTTTGTCCCAAGTTTCTGTTGCCATTGCAGTATCTGAGACACCGTTTCCATATTCTCCAGATTTTGCACTAAACATTCTTGCGGTTGAAAGATATTTAGCATCATCTTCTGAGTAACCTTTTTTGAGAAGCATCTCTTTTAGAGAAAGTGCATTCTTTCTTACATAGTTATGTTCTTCTTTTAAAGCTACAACTTTTTCAACTCCATCTTGAATGAGTTTCATAACATTGGGAAATGTATCGCGGTAAAGCCCAGTCGCTTGTATTACAACATCTACTCTTGGACGCTTTAAATCGCTATATGAAATTATTTCAACTCCACTTATCTTTCCACGCCCCATTTTCAGAGCCATATAAAACATATCTTTTATTTTTTGTGGCATTAAAAAATCAAAAGTTTTTATTCTCTCAACTGTAACTAATTTAGACAACCATGTTGCAAAATCTTCATTTAAGTAACCTGCAAGAATTCCTTTTGCAAAACTCTGAACCATTTCATCAGAGATACCACCTTTAGACCAGATAGGTTTAATACCCATTGCATAAAGTATTTGTGATTCAAGTACTCCAAAGTGACGCATTGTCTCCAATGACCAAAGATTAAAACTTATCTTATCTGGATATTTGCCATTTTTATCATAGTAGTTTTCTATGTAATCTTTCATAATTTTAGAACCTGTTTCATATGCAGCTTCTGTTGGGATTCTTTCTGGATCAAAACCATACATATTTTTACCAGTTGGAACTGATTCTGGACTTCTAACGGGATCTCCACCTACACTTGTAGGTATATATTCGCCATTTAAACCCTTAAGAAGTGACTTTATCTCTTCATTATTTTCAAAATTATCTCTATATATTTTTGCTGTTTGCATAAATGCTTTTAAAGAATCATCTAAGTCATTAAAATTTTTATTTTCTATTACATATTTCTGTAAATTAGTATATGATTTAGTCTTATTTAAGTCCTTATAGTTAATTCCAGCAAGCCCATTTTCCCCATCAGCTATCTTTATGTAAGCATCACCTAGCATAGACATAAGTGTTTGAACCATATGATCATCATTTGGGTATGAGCCATATTTATGCATTCCAAGAGGAGTAAGAGTAGTACTTAGTCCATTTAAGTAGTCATATAAATCAGCTACAAAAATTTCTGTTTGTATCTG
The DNA window shown above is from Sulfurimonas hongkongensis and carries:
- a CDS encoding cobaltochelatase subunit CobN, with product MKQIILITFLLLASLLQANKQVPIKSDILVLSTNMGQNRQERKAELLKEQLAPYNISSEIVFNLDENKAAESFKDRRLVIIDSLDGKQGVASLLRKYESILEDTKTPYIALKLDYEKFGNMDEVFASKILSYFSQAGKYNYAQGAALLAKEYFSVNTNPQPVHEMSDTGIYHPNKGNGTFENLDEYLKTLSEEERNNPMVGIVMHKENVTSDDTVIVDTAIKKLTSAGITPIAFYTKVGEEDFIGERFFTKDSKQLIDLMISFQVMIMDQEKLRKDYARVGLKVMQGMVYRQGSQEDWEQDKQGIAMNWIPMAHTIPEHIGYTDQLIIAALDPETKKTTPIEYQMDLFMKIAINNSKLKQKENKDKKIAIFYYNYPPGVNNFGASYMQFPESLENILNSMQADGYQTKSEKAEYFIKTLPKSMTYYYEKTVYDEEYADLLAFDVYMEWFESLPEDTQKFINKSWGEAKNNQFVINKDGKKYFIIPRYKTGNVVLMPQPSRSNMSDDTNENALYHDTSKPVPHHYLAVYLYVKKNYDAVVHLGTHGTYEWAYGKERGLSAYDSPLLSIGEIPNIYPYITNNLAEGIQAKRRGRATLISHQTPPFGASGTYKELSDIMDLINQYQQSSDAVKKNTKTQLIELAMKMNLHKDMEYSQEKMQIQTEIFVADLYDYLNGLSTTLTPLGMHKYGSYPNDDHMVQTLMSMLGDAYIKIADGENGLAGINYKDLNKTKSYTNLQKYVIENKNFNDLDDSLKAFMQTAKIYRDNFENNEEIKSLLKGLNGEYIPTSVGGDPVRSPESVPTGKNMYGFDPERIPTEAAYETGSKIMKDYIENYYDKNGKYPDKISFNLWSLETMRHFGVLESQILYAMGIKPIWSKGGISDEMVQSFAKGILAGYLNEDFATWLSKLVTVERIKTFDFLMPQKIKDMFYMALKMGRGKISGVEIISYSDLKRPRVDVVIQATGLYRDTFPNVMKLIQDGVEKVVALKEEHNYVRKNALSLKEMLLKKGYSEDDAKYLSTARMFSAKSGEYGNGVSDTAMATETWDKEEKIAANYLRKSGYIYGSDVSKWGTKLDDVDLFAKNLSGTDAVMFSRSSNLYGMMTSDDPYGYFGSMALAVRSIDGNSPQMLISNLRDPNNAKMQNVSEFISNELRTRYYNPKWIEEMQKSGYSGANRVLDVVNNFWGWQVVYPDGVRSDQWQEFVDIYYDDKYDMKMDEWFEKTNPTVRAQMAEVMLEAVRKGYFQTDAKTIEKLVDTLEDISKRFNHKIENEKLKKFIEAEKAAGFGLSIPIASPVANAQIAQSKPVVKVKPKVKGQKLEEVKKESKEKVNYDTVFMWLFIIFLILIGVFLEVRDNRKKRLK